In Heyndrickxia vini, the sequence CTGTTGCGCCCATTTTAAAAGTTTATTAATAAGAAGTTTTCCAATCCCCATATCTCGAAAATCCTTTTTTATCATCGTTGTAAAATAGCCGGTATGGGCAAGTCTTTTCGTATTCTTTGAACGAAATACAATCAAACCAATTACTTCCCCTTCAATTTCCGCCACAATGATTGTTTCTCTCTCATTCTCTAAAATTTTCCGTATCCAATTTCTTTGTTGCTCAGTTGTCTCATCAAATTCCTCTAAAACAGAAATCATAAATTCGTTTTCTGATACGACTTCCTTTTGTATTGTTAAAATGGATTCTGCATCATCTAAATGACCAGTTCTTAAGGAGACTTGGTTATTATTTTTTTTCAACATTTTTGGCCCCTTTATCTATTATATTAGTAATTCAACACGTGGTACTTGATTTCCATTTTAACCAAACTACCTATATAATTTGTATTTAATAAAAACATTAGAATCATTCATGATACCATCCTTCATCGAATTCAAGGTTTAATGCTTTTCCTAAATAAATTCCAAACCGAATAAATCCTCTTCCTCTTGCCGTAATTATATTACCATCTATTACTACAATGTCTTTACAATAATTCTCTTTTTCAAAAACGCCTAACTTATCCATAGCTTCCTCTGTCAGCCCAACAGTAAACTTTTTACCCCTTAAAACACCTGCTTTTGCTAAAAGAAACGGAGAGCTGGAGATACTTGCAATGACAATTTCTTTTGCAGCCATTTGATTAATAAATTCAAACAGTTCATGTTTGTCTATAAGCGTCATAATATCCATACAACCCGGTAACAAAAGACTATCAATTTCTTCGGGATTAACTTCATTGATAGTAGTGTCGGGTACGCAAGATAACCCTGCTTCACCTTTAATAGTTTGTTTGTTCAAGCCAATAGTGACAATTGGTTTATTTGCTTGCATTAAAATAGATAGTGCTACACTTAACTCATATTCACTAAAATGTGGATACAATAAAACAGCTGTTTTTTTCATCATGTCTACACTTCTTTCAATAAATTTTCTGTTGCTTAAAAAGAAATGCTTTTTTGTTAAATCGGGCTATTGCTTTACACTGCAGGTGCTCTATGGATTCTTTCGGTATTGGCGCCTGTCTAGCTCCAGCTCAGAGTAACTAGCGGACTTCCGGTCGGGTTCCCTTCGATATTCATCATTGATTCACCCTTCAAGGCTCATCGTAATTCCTTTAACT encodes:
- a CDS encoding GNAT family N-acetyltransferase, translating into MLKKNNNQVSLRTGHLDDAESILTIQKEVVSENEFMISVLEEFDETTEQQRNWIRKILENERETIIVAEIEGEVIGLIVFRSKNTKRLAHTGYFTTMIKKDFRDMGIGKLLINKLLKWAQQNPYIEKVSLGVLSTNQRAIALYKSVGFIEEGRKIKEVKFSKDLYVDDILMYKLV
- a CDS encoding DJ-1/PfpI family protein encodes the protein MKKTAVLLYPHFSEYELSVALSILMQANKPIVTIGLNKQTIKGEAGLSCVPDTTINEVNPEEIDSLLLPGCMDIMTLIDKHELFEFINQMAAKEIVIASISSSPFLLAKAGVLRGKKFTVGLTEEAMDKLGVFEKENYCKDIVVIDGNIITARGRGFIRFGIYLGKALNLEFDEGWYHE